A single genomic interval of Nitrosomonadales bacterium harbors:
- a CDS encoding transposase, which produces MPRRPRIKLADVPQHVVQRGINREPCFFAEEDYHCYLHWLKKSAADWHCAIHAYVLMTNHVHLLLTSEKPDGIAKLMQSIGRRYVQYINRSYHRTGSLWEGRFKSGLVQVEEYLLTCMRYIELNPVRANMVNDPAQYRWSSYRHNGLGQVDERIAPHPLYLELGKNEGDRLAAYRALFRSELDDEALADIRLALAQGQPLGSERFSEMMCAAVGVRRAQRRPGRPIVKHEQSEQIEDQSDFGF; this is translated from the coding sequence ATGCCACGTCGCCCGCGCATTAAGTTAGCCGATGTACCGCAGCACGTCGTGCAGCGCGGAATCAATCGCGAGCCGTGCTTCTTTGCCGAGGAGGACTATCACTGTTACCTCCACTGGCTAAAGAAATCGGCTGCCGATTGGCACTGTGCCATTCACGCCTATGTGCTGATGACCAACCATGTGCATTTGCTGCTGACTTCGGAAAAGCCGGACGGGATTGCCAAGCTGATGCAATCCATCGGGCGACGCTACGTGCAATACATCAACCGCAGCTATCACCGCACAGGCAGCTTGTGGGAAGGGCGATTCAAATCCGGTCTGGTCCAGGTAGAAGAATATCTGCTGACCTGTATGCGCTACATCGAACTCAATCCGGTGCGCGCAAACATGGTGAATGACCCGGCGCAGTATCGCTGGTCAAGCTATCGGCACAACGGTTTGGGGCAGGTGGATGAACGCATCGCGCCGCACCCGCTATACCTTGAGTTGGGAAAGAATGAAGGTGACAGGCTGGCTGCCTATCGCGCGCTGTTTCGCAGTGAACTGGATGATGAGGCATTAGCAGACATACGCCTCGCACTGGCACAGGGTCAGCCGCTGGGGAGTGAGCGGTTCAGCGAGATGATGTGTGCTGCTGTTGGCGTGAGGCGTGCGCAAAGAAGGCCGGGTAGGCCGATAGTCAAGCACGAGCAGAGTGAGCAAATTGAGGATCAATCTGATTTTGGATTTTGA
- a CDS encoding FAD-dependent oxidoreductase, with protein MSVRDVLSPFTAWKNLFRDPVTILDPINDRPGAPRYRGFHQNDIEKCIGCGTCETICQNGAIDMVPVEGIPTKQGDSGLRPRIDYGRCCWCALCVDVCMTKSLTMSNAYTWVESDPDAYRFTPGVDKKDWDNAELGYYRPEGHRLMAEARVDMGEMEPETRIESFAEIVEGYSIEQARLEADRCVACGLCVATCPTHMAIPDYIAAVRDGDYLRGVELLYDTNPFSGVCGSVCTHKCETTCASRHEGDPIAIRWLKRHIMDQVTPEQIRTVVGKPEANTGRKIAIIGAGPAGLTAAFDLAKLGHSVTVFEALDKPGGMTRWGIPEYRLPYARIDQDIDVIRSLGVDIRCNVRIGRDITLDELHNTHDAVLLALGLQLGRATRTPGSEHADVRKAVDLLRQATAGEDFGTPRQAVVIGGGNVAMDIARTLARLQKKAYGQVQVTLTALEDRAHFLADPDEVKEAGEEGVVILDARGPQQVVVENDRVTGLRTWRVKAIFDEQGRFAPSYDESDEQFHAGSMVVEAIGQMTDASLLGDALTEQLAWNRGRLQIDAGGRTSEHWLWAAGDMVRGPDVVTAVADGHRVAASIHEAITIKEQTT; from the coding sequence ATGAGTGTACGTGACGTCCTTTCCCCTTTTACCGCGTGGAAGAACCTGTTCCGCGATCCGGTGACGATCCTCGATCCGATCAACGACCGGCCCGGCGCGCCGCGCTATCGCGGTTTCCACCAGAACGACATCGAGAAGTGCATCGGTTGCGGCACCTGCGAGACGATCTGCCAGAACGGCGCCATCGACATGGTTCCAGTCGAGGGCATCCCGACGAAACAGGGCGATTCGGGTCTGCGTCCGCGCATCGACTACGGCCGTTGCTGCTGGTGCGCGCTGTGCGTCGACGTCTGCATGACCAAGTCGCTCACCATGTCCAATGCCTATACCTGGGTGGAGAGCGATCCCGATGCCTACCGCTTCACGCCGGGCGTGGACAAAAAGGACTGGGACAACGCCGAACTGGGCTACTACCGTCCCGAAGGCCATCGTCTGATGGCGGAAGCGCGCGTGGACATGGGCGAGATGGAACCCGAGACACGCATCGAATCGTTTGCCGAGATCGTCGAAGGCTACTCCATCGAACAGGCACGACTGGAAGCCGACCGTTGCGTCGCCTGCGGCCTGTGTGTCGCCACCTGTCCGACCCACATGGCGATCCCCGACTACATCGCTGCCGTGCGCGACGGCGACTATTTGCGCGGGGTCGAACTGCTTTACGACACCAATCCATTCTCGGGCGTCTGCGGCAGCGTCTGCACGCACAAGTGCGAAACCACCTGTGCCTCGCGCCACGAAGGCGACCCCATCGCCATCCGCTGGCTCAAGCGCCACATCATGGATCAGGTCACCCCCGAGCAGATCCGCACGGTCGTCGGCAAACCCGAAGCCAACACCGGCAGGAAGATCGCCATCATCGGCGCCGGACCGGCCGGCCTCACTGCCGCCTTCGATCTGGCCAAACTGGGACACAGCGTCACGGTCTTCGAGGCACTGGATAAACCGGGCGGGATGACACGCTGGGGTATTCCCGAATACCGGCTGCCGTATGCACGCATCGATCAGGATATCGATGTGATCCGCTCGCTTGGTGTGGATATCCGTTGCAATGTGCGTATCGGTCGGGACATCACGCTGGACGAACTGCACAACACCCACGACGCGGTGCTGCTCGCCCTCGGCCTGCAACTCGGCCGTGCCACGCGCACCCCGGGTAGCGAACATGCCGATGTGCGCAAGGCCGTCGACTTGCTGCGTCAGGCCACCGCCGGTGAAGACTTCGGCACGCCGCGCCAGGCGGTGGTGATCGGTGGCGGCAACGTCGCGATGGACATCGCACGCACACTGGCCCGTTTGCAGAAGAAGGCTTACGGCCAGGTGCAGGTGACGCTGACCGCACTCGAGGATCGTGCCCACTTCCTCGCCGATCCGGACGAGGTCAAGGAAGCCGGCGAAGAAGGTGTCGTCATCCTCGACGCGCGCGGCCCGCAGCAAGTGGTCGTGGAAAATGACAGGGTCACGGGACTGCGAACCTGGCGCGTCAAGGCCATCTTCGACGAACAGGGCCGCTTCGCACCCAGCTATGATGAGAGCGATGAGCAGTTCCACGCGGGATCAATGGTGGTCGAGGCCATCGGCCAGATGACCGATGCCAGCCTGCTGGGTGATGCACTGACCGAACAACTGGCCTGGAATCGCGGCCGCTTGCAGATCGATGCGGGCGGGCGCACCAGCGAACACTGGCTGTGGGCAGCCGGTGACATGGTACGCGGCCCGGATGTCGTGACAGCCGTAGCCGACGGTCACCGCGTCGCAGCCAGCATCCATGAAGCGATCACCATCAAGGAGCAAACGACATGA
- a CDS encoding ferritin family protein, with protein MTQTGEGTAHGIERLRGKTTLREILEVATGFEKSARDFYSSMIPKVSKRIRYLVEELAAEEQVHFDLFSAMSQRADIAEQVKVEIERPASDSKFSDCLHLPNLGEQPDDQAVLQYAMGREHAAMMHYGELAETTPPGPIRDLFQYLASEETKHKLELEKIYYATVHRGGGV; from the coding sequence ATGACGCAAACCGGAGAAGGAACCGCGCACGGCATCGAGCGCTTGCGCGGCAAGACGACATTGCGGGAAATCCTGGAAGTGGCGACCGGGTTCGAGAAAAGTGCCCGCGACTTCTACAGTTCGATGATTCCCAAGGTGAGCAAGCGCATCCGCTATCTGGTCGAGGAACTGGCGGCGGAAGAGCAGGTTCACTTCGACCTGTTCAGCGCGATGTCTCAACGTGCCGACATCGCCGAACAGGTCAAGGTCGAGATCGAACGCCCCGCCAGTGACAGCAAGTTTTCGGATTGCCTGCATCTGCCCAACCTGGGCGAACAACCGGACGACCAGGCCGTGCTGCAATATGCGATGGGGCGCGAACATGCCGCGATGATGCATTACGGCGAGTTGGCGGAAACCACGCCGCCCGGCCCGATCCGCGATCTGTTCCAGTATCTTGCCAGCGAAGAGACCAAGCACAAGCTGGAGCTGGAAAAAATCTATTACGCCACTGTGCACCGTGGCGGTGGCGTATAG
- a CDS encoding ribbon-helix-helix protein, CopG family produces MSATLSIRIDDALERELTQAALAAHRPKGDIVREALRRQLALTRFRSVRNEVMPLAEQSGFLTDEDVFKAIS; encoded by the coding sequence ATGAGTGCTACGTTAAGTATTCGTATTGATGATGCGCTGGAACGTGAACTTACGCAGGCGGCCTTGGCTGCACACCGCCCCAAAGGCGATATTGTGCGCGAGGCACTGCGCCGCCAACTAGCCTTGACGCGGTTTCGCTCAGTGCGTAATGAGGTCATGCCGCTCGCCGAACAGAGTGGATTTTTAACCGACGAAGATGTGTTTAAGGCTATTTCGTGA
- a CDS encoding putative toxin-antitoxin system toxin component, PIN family — MKVFLDTNVVVSALATRGLCADLYERLLTEHEVVIGEPVIMEVLDILQRKFRAKSELLIKVEAELRLLRVIPAQAAAPVLPIRDVDDPWIIACALQVDVDYFVTGDAELLGLKVVDDLPIISPRVCWEKLGN; from the coding sequence GTGAAAGTGTTTTTGGACACCAACGTGGTGGTCAGTGCATTGGCGACACGCGGGCTGTGTGCGGATTTGTATGAGCGGTTGTTGACCGAGCATGAGGTGGTGATCGGCGAACCCGTGATTATGGAGGTGCTGGATATTTTGCAGCGCAAGTTTCGCGCTAAGAGCGAGTTGCTGATTAAAGTCGAGGCCGAGTTGCGGTTGTTGCGGGTGATTCCGGCCCAAGCCGCTGCACCTGTGCTGCCGATTCGTGACGTGGATGATCCGTGGATTATTGCCTGTGCATTGCAGGTTGACGTGGATTATTTTGTCACGGGTGATGCCGAGCTGCTGGGACTTAAAGTGGTGGATGATCTGCCCATTATTTCGCCTAGAGTGTGCTGGGAGAAATTGGGCAACTAA